From Bacillus rossius redtenbacheri isolate Brsri chromosome 16, Brsri_v3, whole genome shotgun sequence, a single genomic window includes:
- the LOC134539834 gene encoding uncharacterized protein LOC134539834: MKGPSLIETTLIFLIQPSKALSLNYEIIEGGGDVTLETVVDYVNQVFHEHLEMESSLLLVNYDSYARADVVNDVVRHLNRAGQPLVTTVVSSRSDQDDGPSSNASTLTGYSRAPSIALYRHENVENSISFVTFRDTYEEKCFADEAWARTPIWNAKARFLLVVTSPVEENFTKMTGMFRDCWKTANLLNLAIIYLQLHPTKFARERHVIRSKTFNPFVHPDGVMNVTAGTRSKREYGMFQDKLKDMHGYEIPVFLNHSHPFLTVTQDGSKIAFDGPDGQIFNLLLAKHNFTPVSSTNEKRLEYRKGVSMKLDEKHYYKNALIANEEALLPFNFKRSCYPFYQDYIAVIVPKALPLPRYMNAILPFTDGIWTLYLLSLISLSVVWPVLNHFGKLETVHIWNAAFETFQLVITGGTKVKRRSLVQRLFIAACLVFSLVMNNAYQGSMTSLLTVTLYQPDLNTYEEILDSDLRVAAFFDDSFVEESSEGLEPSSDSDDPDDFQARIIEKLEFIPDDHEALRMAATYRNVCRPTYRFVSEMLVEHDDYYNGEEPLLHIAEENSFPLLEVWCPLDSDSMFLQALSSLTGKVAEAGMINKWRSDMQFQSLISTGRRKKHYRGRIRLSMQHLQAAFFILGFGFLLAFPVFLMEMISLQKSVMMKRFFLNHIPETS, translated from the coding sequence atgaAAGGACCATCGTTGATTGAAACAACGTTAATATTTCTGATACAGCCCAGCAAAGCGCTGTCGCTGAACTATGAGATCATCGAGGGTGGAGGCGACGTGACGTTAGAAACGGTAGTTGATTATGTGAATCAGGTGTTTCACGAGCATCTGGAGATGGAGAGCAGTTTACTTCTGGTGAACTACGACTCCTACGCGAGGGCAGATGTGGTCAACGACGTGGTGAGGCACTTGAATCGCGCTGGGCAACCTCTCGTGACGACTGTGGTTTCTTCGCGCTCCGATCAAGACGACGGACCATCTTCCAACGCAAGCACTCTCACGGGATATTCTCGCGCGCCCTCCATAGCTTTGTACCGACACGAAAACGTGGAAAACAGTATTTCTTTCGTAACTTTCAGGGACACTTACGAGGAGAAATGTTTCGCTGACGAGGCGTGGGCTCGGACGCCGATCTGGAATGCCAAAGCGCGTTTTCTCTTGGTTGTCACGTCTCCAGTTGAAGAAAACTTTACCAAAATGACTGGAATGTTCCGGGACTGTTGGAAAACAGCAAATTTGCTCAACTTGGCAATAATTTACTTGCAGCTTCATCCCACCAAATTTGCCCGTGAACGTCACGTCATTCGCTCCAAGACATTTAATCCGTTTGTACATCCGGATGGTGTGATGAACGTTACTGCTGGGACCAGAAGCAAACGTGAGTACGGGATGTTTCAGGATAAGTTAAAAGATATGCATGGCTACGAGATACCTGTCTTCCTGAATCATTCACACCCGTTCTTGACAGTAACACAAGATGGAAGCAAGATAGCTTTCGATGGTCCAGATGGACAAATCTTCAATCTACTTTTGGCTAAGCACAATTTCACTCCAGTATCTTCAACTAACGAGAAGAGACTGGAATATCGAAAAGGAGTGTCCATGAAGCTAGACGAAAAACATTACTACAAGAATGCCTTGATTGCGAATGAAGAGGCTTTGCTACCTTTTAACTTCAAGCGTTCATGTTACCCGTTTTATCAGGACTACATAGCAGTTATAGTACCCAAGGCACTGCCTCTTCCCAGATACATGAACGCGATACTACCTTTCACTGACGGCATATGGACACTGTACTTGCTCTCGTTGATTTCATTGTCTGTAGTTTGGCCAGTTTTGAACCATTTTGGTAAGCTCGAAACAGTTCATATATGGAACGCAGCATTTGAAACATTCCAGCTTGTCATCACCGGAGGAACCAAAGTGAAGAGGCGTTCGCTTGTTCAGAGACTCTTCATCGCAGCGTGTTTGGTCTTCTCTCTCGTAATGAACAATGCCTACCAGGGTTCCATGACAAGTCTCCTGACCGTGACGTTGTACCAGCCGGATCTCAACACGTACGAGGAGATCCTCGACTCTGATCTACGAGTCGCTGCTTTCTTCGACGACTCCTTCGTGGAGGAGAGCTCCGAAGGACTGGAGCCGAGCAGTGATTCGGACGACCCGGACGATTTCCAAGCCAGGATCATCGAGAAGCTGGAATTCATCCCGGACGATCACGAGGCTCTGCGGATGGCCGCCACCTACAGGAACGTCTGCAGACCCACCTACAGGTTCGTCTCGGAGATGCTGGTGGAGCACGATGACTACTACAACGGGGAGGAACCTCTCCTGCACATCGCGGAGGAGAACTCGTTTCCTCTGCTGGAAGTCTGGTGCCCGCTCGACAGCGACTCCATGTTCCTGCAGGCGTTGAGCAGCTTGACTGGGAAAGTGGCCGAAGCGGGGATGATCAACAAATGGAGAAGCGACATGCAGTTCCAGTCGTTGATTTCCACCGGGAGGCGGAAAAAACATTACCGCGGGCGCATAAGGCTATCCATGCAACACCTCCAGGCCGCGTTCTTCATACTTGGATTTGGATTCCTTTTAGCTTTCCCGGTTTTTTTGATGGAAATGATTTCCTTACAAAAATCTGTTATGATGAAACGTTTCTTCTTGAACCATATTCCTGAAACCTCGTAA